One part of the Melospiza melodia melodia isolate bMelMel2 chromosome 3, bMelMel2.pri, whole genome shotgun sequence genome encodes these proteins:
- the COQ3 gene encoding ubiquinone biosynthesis O-methyltransferase, mitochondrial isoform X1 produces MAVWGGGAARALTRALRRRRAAAALPGAAGDDHADLSFQTGLRDILQDSNRKRQLKFGSSLPVSLTEMKSNIFTVKRPFSTSHSSVDSKEMKKFQLLAHKWWDEEGEYAALHSMNDIRVPFIRDTLLSMSGNYHLGNPLSGMKILDVGCGGGLLSEPLGRLGASVTGIDPVEDNIRTADQHKSFDPVLAERIEYKSSSLEEIVEESMETFDVIVASEVVEHVADLEMFIKCCSQVLKPEGSLFITTINKTQLSYVLGIVVAEKILGIVPEGTHEWDKFVPPEELERLLESTGFSVRSVQGMLYNPLSGSWSWVQSTSLNYALHAVRAGAAPQPHTTDTLPQTDVQQSSGTAGTAGTVPDSAV; encoded by the exons atgGCCGTgtggggcggcggggcggcccgagCGCTCACCCGCGCCCTGCGGcgccggcgggcggcggccgcgctgccgggggctgcgggcg ATGACCATGCTGATCTGTCTTTTCAGACAGGTCTGAGAGATATCCTTCAGGACTCCAACAGGAAAAGACAACTGAAATTTGGTAGTAGCTTGCCTGTCTCTCTGACTGAAATGAAAAGCAACAT TTTCACTGTGAAGAGACCTTTCAGCACTTCACACTCATCAGTGGAttcaaaggaaatgaaaaaattcCAGCTCCTTGCACATAAGTGGTGGGATGAAGAAGGAGAATATGCAGCCCTTCATTCTATGAATGATATTAGAGTGCCATTTATTAG AGATACTCTGTTGAGCATGAGTGGTAATTATCATCTGGGAAATCCACTTTCAGGAATGAAGATTCTTGATGTGGGCTGTGGAGGAGGACTGCTGAGTGAG CCTTTAGGTAGACTGGGAGCTTCAGTTACTGGAATTGATCCTGTGGAGGACAACATTAGAACAGCAGATCAGCACAAGTCATTTGATCCAGTCCTGGCCGAGAGAATAGAGTACAAGTCCAGTTCACTGGAGGAGATTGTGGAAGAGTCTATGGAAACCTTTGATGTAATTGTAGCTTCTGAAGTAGTGGAGCATGTGGCTGACCTTGAAATGTTTATCAAGTGTTGCTCTCAGGTGTTAAAG cCTGAAGGTTCTTTATTCATTACGACAATCAATAAAACACAATTGTCCTATGTCCTGGGAATTGTGGTTGCAGAAAAAATACTGGGGATTGTACCAGAAGGAACACATGAATGGGATAAATTTGTTCCCCCTGAAGAGCTGGAGCGTCTCCTGGAATCAA CTGGCTTTTCCGTGAGGAGCGTGCAGGGGATGCTGTACAATCCGCTCtcgggctcctggagctgggtgcAGAGCACGAGCCTCAACTACGCGCTGCACGCCGTCAGGGCCGGGGCTGCCCCACAGCCACACACCACAGACACCCTGCCTCAGACAGATGTTCAGCAGAGCtcaggcacagctggcacagctggcactgtccCAGACAGCGCTGTCTGA
- the COQ3 gene encoding ubiquinone biosynthesis O-methyltransferase, mitochondrial isoform X2, which translates to MKSNIFTVKRPFSTSHSSVDSKEMKKFQLLAHKWWDEEGEYAALHSMNDIRVPFIRDTLLSMSGNYHLGNPLSGMKILDVGCGGGLLSEPLGRLGASVTGIDPVEDNIRTADQHKSFDPVLAERIEYKSSSLEEIVEESMETFDVIVASEVVEHVADLEMFIKCCSQVLKPEGSLFITTINKTQLSYVLGIVVAEKILGIVPEGTHEWDKFVPPEELERLLESTGFSVRSVQGMLYNPLSGSWSWVQSTSLNYALHAVRAGAAPQPHTTDTLPQTDVQQSSGTAGTAGTVPDSAV; encoded by the exons ATGAAAAGCAACAT TTTCACTGTGAAGAGACCTTTCAGCACTTCACACTCATCAGTGGAttcaaaggaaatgaaaaaattcCAGCTCCTTGCACATAAGTGGTGGGATGAAGAAGGAGAATATGCAGCCCTTCATTCTATGAATGATATTAGAGTGCCATTTATTAG AGATACTCTGTTGAGCATGAGTGGTAATTATCATCTGGGAAATCCACTTTCAGGAATGAAGATTCTTGATGTGGGCTGTGGAGGAGGACTGCTGAGTGAG CCTTTAGGTAGACTGGGAGCTTCAGTTACTGGAATTGATCCTGTGGAGGACAACATTAGAACAGCAGATCAGCACAAGTCATTTGATCCAGTCCTGGCCGAGAGAATAGAGTACAAGTCCAGTTCACTGGAGGAGATTGTGGAAGAGTCTATGGAAACCTTTGATGTAATTGTAGCTTCTGAAGTAGTGGAGCATGTGGCTGACCTTGAAATGTTTATCAAGTGTTGCTCTCAGGTGTTAAAG cCTGAAGGTTCTTTATTCATTACGACAATCAATAAAACACAATTGTCCTATGTCCTGGGAATTGTGGTTGCAGAAAAAATACTGGGGATTGTACCAGAAGGAACACATGAATGGGATAAATTTGTTCCCCCTGAAGAGCTGGAGCGTCTCCTGGAATCAA CTGGCTTTTCCGTGAGGAGCGTGCAGGGGATGCTGTACAATCCGCTCtcgggctcctggagctgggtgcAGAGCACGAGCCTCAACTACGCGCTGCACGCCGTCAGGGCCGGGGCTGCCCCACAGCCACACACCACAGACACCCTGCCTCAGACAGATGTTCAGCAGAGCtcaggcacagctggcacagctggcactgtccCAGACAGCGCTGTCTGA